GCAATACGCTTGCTTACAGTTCCGACCAAAGCGGCAGTTTCGAGTTGTATGCCAAACCGCTTGCGCCGGGCGGTCGTGAAATCCAAATCACATTTGACGGCAATCTGAATCTGGAACCGGCGTGGTCACCCGATGGAAAGTCCATCGCTTATCACTCGGACAAACGCGGTGGCATCTGGTTGATTTCCGCACTCGGCGGCACCCCCAGACAATTGACCGAGTTCGGTTGCCATCCCGCTTGGTCGCACGACGGGACGACGATCGCCTTTCAATCGGAGTCATTTCACGACTTGATTCAGCCTTATGCGAGTTCCGCGACGCTCTGGGCAGTTTCGTCACAAGGCGGCGAGCCGAGACAGATTTCCCAGGCGGGCAATCCCGTAGGCGGTCATCTCTGCCCAGCCTGGTCGCCCGACGGCAAGCGCATTGCGTTTTTGAATGCCAATCTGACTTCGTACCAAATCTGGTCTGTCGAGGTGGGCACTGAACATTCAAAGCAGATGACACCCAACGGGTCCGGCGACAAAGCCGATCTGGTATGGGATGGCGATGGCAAGAGCATTTACTTCACGATGGGGATGATGCTGCTCAAACTGCGCGTTGATCCCGCGACCGGCTCATCGGTCGGCAAACCTGTCAAAGTTGCCGATCTCGGCGCGACGGTCTTCCGCAATCCGACCATCTCCGCCGATGGGAAAAAGATCGCTTACAGCGCCTGGGCACCGAAGAGCAACATCTGGTCAGTTCCGCTCGGCCCCCCTGCCAAGCTTGCGCAGCGTGCTTCTCAATCGGCAGTTGGGGCTGTGGGATCGCCCGTCCCGCTCACTAACGAAACCCATTCGCGCAATAACTTGACGGCCTTTTCGCCTGACGGCCGGCGGATTGCGTTCACGTCGGAGCGCCGAGGCGTCGGCTACCAACTCTGGCTGATGGATGCTGACGGCGGCAACCAGACGCAACTGACCGCCGATGCTCAGGCGGCTCTAGCGCCAAGCTGGTTTCCCGATGGCCTGCGGCTCGCATTTCAGAGCATTCGACAGGGTCATCAAACGATTTCATCACTTGCGCTGGATACGCGCAAAGAGCGGGTCCTCAGCGATGCCACAATCATCGAAATCCCTCGCCTATCGCCCAACGGCGCACGCGCGGCATTCACTTACACGCCCGGCGGCTTTTACAATATCGGCTTGATGAATACTGAAAGCGGCAACCCGGAACAGTTGACATTTGAACGCCGCTTCACCGGGTTCCCCAGTTGGTCGCCGGACGGCCAATGGCTGGCTTTTCAGATGAAGCAGGGCGACGATACGCAAATCATGCTGATGCCGAGTAGCGGAGGGACGCCCACGCAATTAACCTTCGGTCGCGGGGACAATTGGCCTTATAGTTGGTCGCCGGACGGCGATAAGATTGCTTTCGCCGGTTCGCGTAATGGAGTCTGGAATATCTGGTGGGTTTCGCGCGAGGGGCGAACGATGAAGCGATTGACCGACAATACCAAGCCGGGCGTTGTGATGCGTTTCCCGGACTGGTCGCCATTGGGCAATCAAATTGTCTACGAACAGTGCGAGCTTGCCGGGAATATCAACGTCATCTATTTGAAGTAAAATCCGGCAGCAGTGTCAGGCCGGCCACGCATTATTCTTATGCTGAACTCAAGCCTGCTTCTTCGTTTTTCACTCGCCTCCTTCTTAACCCTGCTCGCCATGAGCATCAAACCAGGCATCCAGATAGCCGGGGGACAAGCACAAAACAATACATTGCCCGACGCATCGAAACAGCTCGTCCGACTGGTCAACGGCTACCCACAGTTTCAATTCAATGGTCAGCCGTTTTTCGCTCACAGCACGGCATTCTTTTACAACCGCATTCCGCGAGACGAATGGGCTGTTTCGCTGGTCAAATTGAAGGAAATGGGCATCAACACCGTTGACCTGTACATTGCCTGGAACTGGCATGAACCGGAAGAGGGCAAACTGGACTTTGACGGCCATTCCAATCCGCGCCGGGATGTAAAAGGTCTGCTGGAAATGATTGCCGAAATGGGATTTGCCGTTATCGTCCGACCCGGGCCGGTAATTCTGAATGAATGGCGAAACGGCGGTTATCCAGACTGGCTGTTGGCCAAGCCGGAATATCGAATGAACGAAGTGGCGCGACTTGACGGCCATTACCCGCCGCTGGCAGGCGTCAGTTCGTCCAATTCCGAGGAAGCCAGCAGGCAGTGGATGGCCAACGAAACGCACATGCGCTACACGCGGCGCTGGTTCGCTGATGTCATGCGCGACGTTCTGAAAGACAGACAGGTGACGAACGGCGGCAATGTCATCGCCATTCAGCTAGATGATGATCAAGCCATCAACCGCACAAATTACAACGGCCCGATTTTCTGGAAGTACATGAATTCGCTTGCTTCTTTCCTGCGCGAAGCTGGCGCGACCGTTCCAGTGTACATCAACCCGACCGACATGCGCGTTTCGGCCGCCGGAGCGCCACACGACATCGGCGCGATGGGGCAATGGTATTTCAACTTCAGCAATGACCCGGCGCTACGTTGGGAAGATACAGCGACGTTGCAGTTTTACACTGAAACGCTGAAAACCCAGCCGCAATTTCCGCCGATGCTCATCGAATACCAAGCCGGTTGGTACGGAACCGGCGATGACAGTTATGCCAAAACTGCCGATCCCACCAACACGCTGCTTTCTTCGCGTGTGATGATCGGACACGGGCTACACGGGCTGAATTATTTTCCTATGCAGGACACGCTTTATCCCGCCGGGTACGAAGTCCCCTGGACGAATCATTACTACACCTGGGAATCGGCACTGAACCTGGCACGCGAAGAACGCCCACGCGCTGCTGCGGTTCATCGAAACGGACGATTGATCGCCGGGCTTGGCCGTGAACTCGCCTCCGCGCACAAAGCCGCTGACATTGGTTTGGTTTATCCCATCAGTTCCTTCGAGCATACCGCTCTGGCAAATCTGACGCGCGAAGACGTTTTGCGAATTTCCCGTGCGCAATTGCAGATTCAACAGTTCTGCCAGCTTAACCAGCTTTCGGTCGAATATCTGGATTTGGAATTTCAGCCGTTGGAAATCCTCAAACGCCACAAGGCCATTTTGCTACCAACTTTCGACGACGAAACACTGAAGAAAACTGCGGCCACAGGTCGAGAAGAAATCACAGCGGCAAGTGAAGAGCGACGGGGGGACAAAGCGACAGGGGGACGCGGAGAACAGAGGTTGAAGTTGTCAGCCGAAGCGCAGCGGAAGTTGGTGGAGTATGTAAAAACAGGTGGGATTTTGATTTGCACGCCTTCGCCGCCAACCTCCGGCTTGAACGAGCTGAAAGCCGAACCGCTGGCTTCGCGCGTGATCGTCGTGCCAGATTTCTGGCGCAGCGTGCCAGTTGAGCCGGGAAAAACAAAACGCGAAGAGTTGGTTGCCAGCGTGCAATCGGCAACGGTCGAATTTGTCAGCCGTTTGTCACGGCTGGGTGTCAATCGCCGAGTTAAAGCGCGCGTCACAAAAGCTGGTGACAAGACGGTCACAGCGGCTTCAGCCGGAGCCGGCGTTGAGCCGGATTTGGTGGCAACTCAATTGATCCCGGACGATGGGAAACAGACTTTCGGCTTCGTCAGCCTGGCGAATTTCGACGACAAACAAACAATGCGCGTCAGTTTGAATGTCGCAGATCCGGCTTCGACGGGAAGACTGGAATTGCCTGAATTCAGTTTGCGCGCGCGCGATGCATTGATGCTGCCACTCAGATTGCCGCTCGGTTCGGGCGGCGAAGAACTTGTGTTTGCGACAGCGGAGTTGACCAAACACGAACTGGCAAACGGCAAAATTCTGATGCGATTTTATGCGCCCGATGCCGCCGAAGCGGTTTTGAGCCTCCCGCACGCTCCGCATGGCGCAGTGACGATTGACGGTCAACCCGCCGTTTCCAGCTACGATGCCTCCAGCAAACGATTGACGATCAAACTTGTGGAGCCGCCTCGCCGGGCAAGATCGGATGACGAAGACGAACTCGCCGGACGCCGCCAGCACGAACTGGACATGGAGGTTGTTTACGAACGCAACTTGCCGGAACTGGTTGTCAAAACGACGAAATTGATCATCGGCGAAACGAATCAAGTCGCAGTCGAAATCACAAACCGCACGGCTGCCGCAGCCGTGCGCGGAAAGCTGACGCTCAACGTTGCGCGGTTGTTCCGCCGGGAAGAGTTCAATCAGGACATCGAACTCGCGTCGCAGGCGAAGAAAACATTCACCTTCACAGTACCCATCAGCGCCAAAGCCGTCACCAATGACCAAATCGAATTACGGGCAAGCCTGAAAACAAGCTCACAGCAATTCAACTCCCCTGCAGCAACCGCCGAAATCCTGCCGCGATTTTCCTGGCAGATTTTCCCGAAAACTGCTGTTGAGCTTCGCGCGGATACGAAGTTGGAAGTTTATCCGCCGTTGATTATGCCGACCGACGCCAACGCGACTTCGGCGCAATTCAGTTTGCGAACCGCAAACAACACCTCGCAACGAATGACGCTTCGGCGCGATGCCCTGCTCCTGAACGCCATGCCGCTCAGCTTGGCTCCCGACGAAGAAATGCAGAGCACCTTCACCTTCAATTTCCCGACCGACACCAAATCGGCGCTCCATCCGTTTAACATCACGCTCGGCGACGGCGTGGCGACCGAAACCGTCAAAGTCAATTTGCTGGCTCTCAGAAAAGGCGAAGCGGTGGCGTTTTCCTATGATGTTGATCGCGACGGGTTTGACGATTACGTGCTG
This region of Acidobacteriota bacterium genomic DNA includes:
- a CDS encoding PD40 domain-containing protein, whose product is MTNDLSPVFLPVFVFDDIRVDPHFARILKSGSEVPIEPKAFDLLIFLIENRGRLLEKNELLDAVWKDVSVTENALTREIARLRKTLGDDPKAARYIQTVHTRGYRFIADVGVLHGAARNGGAANGHHSVIGKEEEGLAAVAAVEAARQLATQPQPDFSQAKLLRLPSRKALLLVVVLSLVCIAAFFVWRFYVANTVQIAPEILEITPITTTPGMALNPTFSPDGNTLAYSSDQSGSFELYAKPLAPGGREIQITFDGNLNLEPAWSPDGKSIAYHSDKRGGIWLISALGGTPRQLTEFGCHPAWSHDGTTIAFQSESFHDLIQPYASSATLWAVSSQGGEPRQISQAGNPVGGHLCPAWSPDGKRIAFLNANLTSYQIWSVEVGTEHSKQMTPNGSGDKADLVWDGDGKSIYFTMGMMLLKLRVDPATGSSVGKPVKVADLGATVFRNPTISADGKKIAYSAWAPKSNIWSVPLGPPAKLAQRASQSAVGAVGSPVPLTNETHSRNNLTAFSPDGRRIAFTSERRGVGYQLWLMDADGGNQTQLTADAQAALAPSWFPDGLRLAFQSIRQGHQTISSLALDTRKERVLSDATIIEIPRLSPNGARAAFTYTPGGFYNIGLMNTESGNPEQLTFERRFTGFPSWSPDGQWLAFQMKQGDDTQIMLMPSSGGTPTQLTFGRGDNWPYSWSPDGDKIAFAGSRNGVWNIWWVSREGRTMKRLTDNTKPGVVMRFPDWSPLGNQIVYEQCELAGNINVIYLK
- a CDS encoding beta-galactosidase; this encodes MSIKPGIQIAGGQAQNNTLPDASKQLVRLVNGYPQFQFNGQPFFAHSTAFFYNRIPRDEWAVSLVKLKEMGINTVDLYIAWNWHEPEEGKLDFDGHSNPRRDVKGLLEMIAEMGFAVIVRPGPVILNEWRNGGYPDWLLAKPEYRMNEVARLDGHYPPLAGVSSSNSEEASRQWMANETHMRYTRRWFADVMRDVLKDRQVTNGGNVIAIQLDDDQAINRTNYNGPIFWKYMNSLASFLREAGATVPVYINPTDMRVSAAGAPHDIGAMGQWYFNFSNDPALRWEDTATLQFYTETLKTQPQFPPMLIEYQAGWYGTGDDSYAKTADPTNTLLSSRVMIGHGLHGLNYFPMQDTLYPAGYEVPWTNHYYTWESALNLAREERPRAAAVHRNGRLIAGLGRELASAHKAADIGLVYPISSFEHTALANLTREDVLRISRAQLQIQQFCQLNQLSVEYLDLEFQPLEILKRHKAILLPTFDDETLKKTAATGREEITAASEERRGDKATGGRGEQRLKLSAEAQRKLVEYVKTGGILICTPSPPTSGLNELKAEPLASRVIVVPDFWRSVPVEPGKTKREELVASVQSATVEFVSRLSRLGVNRRVKARVTKAGDKTVTAASAGAGVEPDLVATQLIPDDGKQTFGFVSLANFDDKQTMRVSLNVADPASTGRLELPEFSLRARDALMLPLRLPLGSGGEELVFATAELTKHELANGKILMRFYAPDAAEAVLSLPHAPHGAVTIDGQPAVSSYDASSKRLTIKLVEPPRRARSDDEDELAGRRQHELDMEVVYERNLPELVVKTTKLIIGETNQVAVEITNRTAAAAVRGKLTLNVARLFRREEFNQDIELASQAKKTFTFTVPISAKAVTNDQIELRASLKTSSQQFNSPAATAEILPRFSWQIFPKTAVELRADTKLEVYPPLIMPTDANATSAQFSLRTANNTSQRMTLRRDALLLNAMPLSLAPDEEMQSTFTFNFPTDTKSALHPFNITLGDGVATETVKVNLLALRKGEAVAFSYDVDRDGFDDYVLENEFLRLIVSPGAGARAFALVNKRTGANVFTSVGGLRDKFVELDPADPTRNTRRKRGMYGTFNRPYAAQILQGMGAQAVLKLAYDATDVYPAGARIERIITLKANQEFFTVDYRVTPKVADGKQAFWSASSIVVGDPNNQARKFVSANGAFNFAATRILPLRGGWLAAPIDGQTTLGIFWREPETAVAELDMKDFSTLVNIKFNPFASATDHTYRLAFYLGPMAPERLAGERMRLLGSP